In Campylobacteraceae bacterium, the DNA window AAGTTAAACAAGGTAAGCATCCAAATCATACTACAACAGAAATAAATGGAAAAGAGTATATAAAAGCTAAACCAAATCATAAAATTAATGATAATGTAAACAAAGATC includes these proteins:
- a CDS encoding DUF3892 domain-containing protein; the encoded protein is MKVPVPIYSDGKKGGNETYNIPGRGSNIPRTKLVKEVKQGKHPNHTTTEINGKEYIKAKPNHKINDNVNKDQ